Proteins encoded together in one Salmo trutta chromosome 3, fSalTru1.1, whole genome shotgun sequence window:
- the LOC115176838 gene encoding complement C3, with product MWVGNLLCLAALAVALSLPTLSDGAALLVLSAPNLLRVGSNENIFVESQDHAGGPLNVKIMVKNHPTQSKELASKSVVLDQANNFQAMTQLVIPEGDHFVDDPKQKQYVVLQAQFPDRLLEKVVLVSFQSGYIFIQTDKTIYTPASTVYYRVFSMSPGLEPLTREIFEDKEVAKNKEIAVSVEIMTPENITIFREIVNPDKGVKSGQFSLPEIVSFGTWHVVTRFQSTPQKTFSSDFEVKEYVLPSFEVSLTPAKAFFYVDDKDLTVDITARYLYGKEVTGTGYVVFGVITTENEKKSFPASLQRVEIKEGKGVACLKKEHITQTFNNINDLVKQSIFISVSVLTEGGGEMVEAEKRGIQIVTSPYTILFKRTPKYFKPGMPFDVSVYITNPDNSPASGVEIEVTPDNAKGVTRANGFAKISLNTVASAKELAITVKTKDPAILPNRQAEATMKALPYRTSTGNFLHVGVDSNELKIGDPIKINLNLGPTPIQNHDLTYMFLSRGQLVKVGRFKRQGNALVTLSVPVSKEMLPSFRIVAYYHVGADDLVADSVWVDIKVSCMGSLKVTSTRPKASYEPRKAFSLTVTGDPGAKVGLVAVDKGVYILNSKHRLTQAKIWDTIEKHDTGCTAGGGADNMGVFYDAGLVFETNTAKGTGIRTDPSCPVSSRRRRAVTISDVITSMASKYNGLAKECCVDGMRDNTMGYTCDRRAQYITDGEVCVQAFLVCCTEMASKKIESKQDALLLSRSEEDDDDEYMRSEDIVSRSQFPESWMWEDTTLPECPAQDKHCDSTSVIRNNFLKDSITTWQITAISLSKTHGICVADPFEMIVLKDFFIDLKLPYSAVRNEQLEVKAILHNYSEDPITVRVELMENGEVCSSASKKGKYRQEVNMDAMSTRVVPYVIIPMKLGMHSIEVKASVKNSGSNDGVKRDLRVVAEGVLVKKETNVLLNPAKHGGEQTSHIPSGVPRNQVPNSDADTLISVTGGEQTSVLVEQAISGDSLGSLIVQPVGCGEQNMIYMTLPVIATHYLDNTKKWEDIGLDKRNTAIKYINIGYQRELAYRKEDGSYAAWVHRKSSTWLTAYVVKVFAMSSTLISVQENVLCSAVKWLILNTQQPDGIFNEFAPVIHAEMTGNVRGSDNDASMTAFVLIAMQEASSLCEQSVNSLPGSMVKAVAYLEKRLPHLTNPYAVAMTSYALANAKKLNKETLLKFASPQLDHWPVPGGHQYTLEATSYALLALVKVKAFEEAGPVVRWLNKQKKVGGGYGSTQSTIMVFQAVAEYWSHVKDLKDFDLDINLEVAGRASVTKWSINNKNQFHTRTDKVKSIDKDLTVKASGNGEATLSVVTLYYALPEEKDSDCESFDLSVTLTKMDKTSHEDAKESFMLTIEVLYRNSERDATMSILDIGLLTGFIVDTDDLKRLSKGRERYIEKFEMDKVLSERGSLILYLDKVSHKLEDRISFKIHRVQEVGVLQPAAISVYEYYNQKHCVKFYHPQREGGTLSRLCLGDVCTCAEESCSMQKKGEPDVLRIDKACGAGLDYVYKATVVDSKLTTHTDTYTMKIDSVVKPGTDEGAEGKNRDFMGLSYCREALGLKQGKTYMIMGKSEDLHRVEDKGLLQYKYVLGEQTWIEYWPSQQECTSRNYREVCLGIDEFINQITTFGCPV from the coding sequence ATGTGGGTCGGCAACTTGCTGTGTCTGGCCGCACTGGCTGTAGCCCTCTCCTTACCTACATTATCTGATGGAGCTGCACTGCTAGTGTTGTcagctcctaacctgctgcgtgtGGGCAGTAATGAGAACATCTTTGTGGAGTCTCAGGACCATGCAGGAGGTCCCCTGAATGTTAAGATCATGGTGAAGAACCACCCTACGCAGAGCAAAGAGCTAGCCTCTAAATCAGTGGTTCTGGATCAAGCAAACAACTTCCAGGCTATGACACAACTGGTCATCCCAGAGGGGGACCACTTTGTGGACGATCCCAAGCAGAAGCAGTATGTGGTCCTGCAGGCCCAGTTCCCTGACCGCCTCCTGGAGAAGGTTGTCCTGGTCTCCTTCCAGTCTGGATACATCTTCATCCAGACTGACAAGACCATTTACACTCCGGCCAGCACCGTCTACTACAGAGTGTTCTCTATGAGTCCTGGCCTGGAGCCTCTGACCAGGGAGATATTTGAGGACAAGGAGGTCGCCAAGAACAAAGAGATCGCAGTCTCTGTGGAGATCATGACTCCTGAGAACATCACCATCTTCAGGGAGATCGTCAACCCAGACAAGGGAGTCAAATCTGGACAGTTCAGTCTCCCTGAAATAGTCAGTTTCGGGACATGGCATGTAGTCACGAGGTTCCAGAGCACTCCTCAGAAGACCTTCTCATCTGACTTTGAGGTCAAGGAGTATGTTCTGCCCAGCTTTGAGGTTAGTCTGACCCCAGCTAAAGCCTTCTTCTACGTTGACGACAAAGACCTGACTGTTGACATCACCGCCAGGTATCTATACGGTAAGGAAGTGACAGGGACAGGCTATGTGGTGTTTGGTGTCATCACAACAGAGAACGAGAAAAAGAGCTTCCCTGCCTCTCTGCAGAGAGTAGAGATCAAAGAAGGTAAAGGAGTGGCTTGTCTGAAGAAGGAACACATCACACAGACTTTCAACAACATCAATGATCTGGTCAAACAGTCCATCTTCATATCAGTCAGCGTGTTAACAGAGGGTGGGGGTGAAATggtagaggcagagaagagagggatccAGATTGTCACTTCGCCATACACCATCCTCTTCAAGAGAACGCCCAAATACTTCAAACCTGGCATGCCCTTCGACGTCTCGGTTTACATTACGAATCCCGACAACTCTCCAGCAAGTGGAGTGGAGATTGAGGTGACTCCAGATAATGCTAAAGGGGTGACCAGGGCCAACGGTTTTGCCAAAATTTCACTTAACACCGTGGCATCAGCCAAAGAGCTGGCAATCACTGTGAAGACCAAGGACCCGGCGATCCTACCCAACAGACAGGCGGAGGCCACCATGAAGGCTCTCCCCTACAGAACTTCCACCGGGAACTTTCTCCATGTCGGGGTTGACTCTAATGAGCTGAAGATTGGAGACCCCATTAAGATCAACCTGAACCTGGGACCCACCCCCATACAAAACCATGACCTTACATACATGTTCCTGAGTAGAGGTCAGCTGGTGAAAGTGGGAAGATTCAAAAGACAGGGGAACGCGCTGGTGACACTCTCAGTGCCTGTCTCCAAGGAGATGCTTCCGTCGTTCCGCATCGTAGCGTACTACCATGTGGGAGCAGACGACCTGGTGGCAGACTCTGTCTGGGTTGACATCAAGGTCTCCTGCATGGGCTCACTGAAAGTGACATCGACCAGGCCCAAGGCATCATATGAACCTCGTAAGGCTTTCAGTCTGACCGTCACTGGAGACCCGGGAGCTAAAGTAGGACTGGTGGCTGTAGACAAGGGAGTCTACATTCTCAACAGCAAACATCGTCTCACACAGGCCAAGATCTGGGACACCATAGAGAAGCATGATACAGGCTGTACAGCTGGAGGGGGAGCAGACAATATGGGGGTGTTCTACGATGCTGGTCTGGTATTTGAGACCAACACTGCTAAAGGGACTGGGATCAGAACAGACCCCAGCTGTCCTGTTAGTTCTAGGCGGAGACGAGCAGTGACCATCAGTGACGTCATCACTAGTATGGCCAGTAAGTACAATGGTCTGGCCAAGGAGTGTTGTGTGGACGGGATGAGGGACAACACCATGGGATATACCTGTGACAGacgggcccagtacatcacagatGGGGAGGTCTGTGTCCAAGCCTTCCTTGTGTGCTGCACTGAGATGGCCTCCAAGAAGATAGAATCTAAACAGGATGCACTGCTGCTTTCACGCAGTGAAGAGGATGACGATGATGAGTACATGCGGTCTGAAGACATTGTGTCTCGTAGTCAGTTCCCTGAGAGCTGGATGTGGGAGGACACCACTCTTCCTGAATGCCCTGCCCAAGACAAGCACTGCGATTCCACATCTGTAATAAGGAACAACTTCCTAAAGGATTCCATCACCACCTGGCAAATAACAGCCATCAGCCTGTCTAAAACTCATGGCATATGTGTGGCAGATCCGTTTGAGATGATAGTTCTAAAGGACTTCTTCATCGACCTCAAGCTGCCCTACTCAGCCGTCCGCAATGAACAGCTGGAGGTCAAAGCAATCCTCCACAACTACAGCGAAGACCCCATCACTGTGCGTGTGGAGCTGATGGAGAACGGCGAGGTGTGCAGCTCGGCAAGCAAGAAGGGTAAGTACAGGCAGGAAGTGAACATGGATGCCATGTCCACCCGGGTTGTCCCCTATGTCATCATCCCTATGAAGCTGGGCATGCACTCCATTGAGGTCAAGGCATCTGTGAAAAACTCTGGCAGCAATGACGGAGTGAAGAGAGATCTGCGCGTTGTGGCTGAGGGAGTGCTGGTTAAGAAGGAAACCAATGTACTCCTGAACCCGGCTAAACATGGTGGTGAGCAGACGTCACACATACCCAGTGGAGTGCCCCGAAACCAGGTGCCAAACTCTGATGCTGACACACTGATCAGTGTGACAGGTGGAGAGCAGACCAGTGTGCTGGTGGAGCAGGCCATCAGTGGAGACTCTCTGGGCAGTCTGATAGTTCAGCCAGTTGGGTGTGGGGAACAGAACATGATCTACATGACCCTGCCTGTCATTGCTACACACTACCTGGACAACACCAAAAAGTGGGAGGATATTGGCCTGGACAAACGGAACACTGCCATCAAGTACATCAACATTGGTTACCAACGTGAGCTGGCCTACCGTAAAGAAGATGGCTCCTACGCTGCCTGGGTCCACAGAAAGAGCAGCACCTGGCTGACAGCATACGTGGTGAAGGTGTTTGCCATGTCCAGTACATTAATCAGTGTTCAGGAAAACGTGCTCTGTAGTGCTGTCAAGTGGCTGATCCTGAACACACAACAGCCAGATGGCATCTTCAATGAGTTTGCTCCTGTCATTCACGCAGAGATGACGGGTAACGTGAGGGGATCGGACAATGACGCCTCCATGACAGCTTTTGTTCTCATCGCCATGCAGGAAGCAAGCTCACTGTGTGAGCAGTCTGTCAACAGCCTACCAGGCAGTATGGTTAAGGCAGTAGCATACCTCGAGAAGCGTCTGCCCCACCTGACTAACCCTTATGCTGTAGCTATGACCTCCTATGCTCTGGCCAATGCAAAGAAACTCAACAAGGAGACGCTACTGAAGTTCGCCTCTCCACAGCTGGACCACTGGCCAGTCCCTGGTGGACACCAGTACACGCTGGAGGCCACGTCGTACGCCCTGCTTGCCCTGGTCAAGGTGAAGGCCTTCGAAGAGGCCGGTCCCGTAGTCAGGTGGCTCAACAAGCAGAAGAAGGTGGGAGGGGGATACGGATCCACACAGTCCACCATCATGGTGTTCCAGGCTGTGGCTGAGTATTGGAGCCACGTGAAGGACCTGAAAGACTTTGACTTGGACATCAACCTAGAGGTGGCCGGCAGGGCATCAGTCACCAAGTGGTCCATCAACAACAAGAACCAGTTCCACACTCGTACAGACAAGGTCAAGTCCATAGACAAGGACTTGACTGTAAAAGCCTCAGGAAATGGTGAGGCGACCTTGTCAGTGGTGACACTGTACTATGCCCTGCCAGAGGAAAAGGACAGTGACTGTGAAAGCTTTGACCTCTCTGTCACCCTCACTAAGATGGACAAAACAAGCCACGAGGACGCCAAGGAGTCATTTATGCTCACTATTGAGGTGTTGTATCGTAACTCAGAGAGAGATGCGACCATGTCTATTCTGGACATCGGCTTGCTGACCGGCTTCATTGTAGACACAGACGATCTGAAAAGGTTGTCCAAGGGGAGGGAGCGCTACATAGAGAAGTTTGAGATGGACAAAGTTCTGTCTGAAAGAGGATCTCTCATCCTATATCTGGACAAGGTGTCTCATAAGTTAGAAGACAGAATATCCTTTAAGATCCACAGAGTACAGGAAGTGGGAGTTCTACAGCCAGCTGCCATCTCTGTATATGAATACTACAACCAGAAGCACTGTGTGAAGTTCTACCACCCACAGAGGGAGGGTGGTACTCTGAGCAGACTGTGTCTTGGAGACGTGTGCACGTGTGCGGAAGAGAGCTGCAGTATGCAGAAGAAAGGTGAGCCAGATGTCCTACGCATAGACAAAGCCTGCGGCGCGGGACTGGATTACGTTTACAAAGCTACGGTGGTGGACTCGAAGCTGACGACACACACAGATACTTACACCATGAAGATCGATTCGGTCGTCAAGCCAGGTACTGACGAGGGAGCGGAGGGGAAGAATCGTGACTTCATGGGACTATCTTACTGTAGAGAAGCTCTGGGTCTAAAGCAGGGGAAAACATACATGATTATGGGGAAGTCTGAAGACCTGCACAGAGTGGAGGATAAAGGACTGTTGCAGTACAAGTATGTCCTAGGTGAACAGACATGGATAGAGTACTGGCCCTCACAACAAGAGTGCACGTCCAGAAACTACAGAGAAGTCTGTCTGGGCATTGATGAGTTCATCAATCAGATCACAACCTTCGGCTGCCCTGTTTAG
- the LOC115165441 gene encoding protein FAM177A1-like, with amino-acid sequence MVNLRVVSVELGDMGMKKQKVPRRTIYFASGETMEEYSTDEDEEVQVSIAVKTSADPSKLNWGPYFWFHMWRVATSTISVCDYLGERMASLFGITSPKYQYAIDEYYRMKKEEEEEEEENIIGML; translated from the exons atggtaaatctaagaGTAG TGAGTGTGGAGCTGGGAGACATGGGGATGAAGAAGCAGAAGGTGCCCCGTAGGACGATTTACTTTGCCAGTGGCGAGACCATGGAGGAATACAGCACAGATGAAGATGAGGAAGTGCAAGTTTCTATCGCTGTTAAGACCTCAGCTGACCCGTCCAAGTTGAATTGGGGTCCATACTTTTGGTTTCACATGTGGAGAGTGGCAACCTCCACTATTTCAGTTTGTGACTATCTTGGGGAGAGAATGGCCTCATTGTTCGGAATTACCTCACCCAAGTACCAGTATGCTATTGACGAGTACTACAGAatgaaaaaggaggaggaggaggaggaggaggagaacattATAGGAATGTTATAG